In Vibrio sp. STUT-A11, a genomic segment contains:
- a CDS encoding NADP-dependent oxidoreductase, with protein MEHKQIVITEFGDASVLAIQHAPTPSPQSGEVLIKVSFSGINPIDVKTRAGLGWAAEQNKDNLPWVPGYDVSGEVVSCGEQTSRFAVGDKVAGFIGFPVRGGGYSQYVCVPEAELSHVPSNVSLESAAVLPLAGQTAAQALEKANVTESDRVLVLAGAGGVGHIAVQLAVASKAEVFTTCSERNVDYLTSLGAHAVNYQLGPVSERVEDIDVLIDLVGGDAALDALKCLKPNARIVTIPTITAEQICEQAKQLGLEANGMLVEPKPEQLDSLLYMADVGLLKTEVQHVYPMDEVVAAHEQVESGRTRGKVLLDMTC; from the coding sequence ATGGAACACAAACAGATAGTTATCACTGAATTTGGAGATGCAAGCGTACTTGCGATTCAACACGCCCCAACACCGTCACCACAGTCAGGTGAAGTGTTAATAAAAGTCTCTTTTTCCGGTATTAACCCTATTGATGTAAAGACTCGTGCAGGTCTGGGCTGGGCTGCAGAACAAAACAAAGATAACCTGCCTTGGGTTCCGGGATACGATGTTTCAGGTGAAGTCGTATCATGTGGTGAGCAAACTTCCCGTTTTGCTGTTGGAGATAAGGTTGCTGGTTTCATTGGTTTTCCAGTAAGAGGTGGCGGATACAGTCAGTATGTCTGTGTGCCTGAAGCAGAGCTGAGCCACGTTCCAAGTAATGTCAGTTTGGAATCGGCGGCAGTACTTCCTCTTGCCGGCCAAACCGCGGCTCAGGCACTGGAGAAAGCTAACGTCACAGAAAGTGATCGTGTTTTAGTGCTTGCTGGTGCGGGTGGCGTAGGACACATTGCGGTGCAACTGGCTGTGGCAAGCAAGGCTGAGGTTTTTACAACCTGCAGTGAACGAAATGTCGATTATCTCACTTCACTTGGTGCCCATGCAGTGAACTATCAACTAGGGCCAGTGTCAGAACGTGTTGAAGACATAGATGTTTTAATTGATTTAGTGGGTGGAGATGCGGCTCTGGACGCTCTCAAATGTCTAAAGCCTAATGCTAGGATTGTTACTATTCCTACGATTACCGCGGAGCAGATTTGCGAACAAGCGAAACAGTTGGGCTTAGAAGCGAATGGTATGTTGGTTGAGCCTAAGCCAGAGCAGTTAGATTCATTGCTGTACATGGCGGATGTAGGGCTACTCAAAACAGAGGTTCAACATGTGTATCCAATGGACGAGGTCGTCGCAGCTCATGAACAAGTGGAGTCTGGGCGCACTCGAGGCAAGGTTTTGCTTGATATGACATGTTAG
- a CDS encoding YqaA family protein yields MLEAFNAGFENIALWFSGSALWVLFMTGFLSATLLPGGSEAGLIATLSLNQYSVFSIITVATIGNTLGGLTNYWLGLWIPNKTQDEKHGHTALKWLAKYGYWALFFSWLPIIGDPLCLAAGWLRMKFLPCVMLILFGKAARYSLLAAIYLGLF; encoded by the coding sequence ATGTTAGAAGCATTCAATGCTGGCTTTGAGAACATTGCGCTGTGGTTTTCTGGGTCAGCATTATGGGTGCTTTTCATGACAGGTTTTCTCAGTGCTACCTTACTTCCTGGTGGCTCTGAGGCTGGTCTCATTGCTACTCTCTCTCTAAATCAATATTCCGTCTTTTCCATCATCACTGTAGCTACGATTGGTAATACCCTGGGCGGTTTGACCAACTACTGGCTTGGATTATGGATTCCAAATAAAACCCAGGATGAAAAACATGGCCATACTGCATTAAAGTGGCTAGCAAAATATGGTTACTGGGCTTTATTTTTCAGCTGGTTACCTATTATTGGTGACCCGCTGTGCTTAGCGGCAGGATGGTTACGGATGAAATTCCTGCCGTGTGTAATGTTAATATTATTTGGAAAGGCCGCTAGATACAGTCTTCTAGCCGCCATCTATCTTGGATTATTTTAA
- a CDS encoding sodium ion-translocating decarboxylase subunit beta: MDGLMTLWLETGIANFQFGQICMMLVGCTLLFLAIRKGFEPLLLLPIGFGAILANIPNAGFTEPGGLLYYVYYIGIESGVFPLLIFMGVGAMTDFGALIANPKTLWLGAAAQFGIFATLFGAILLNYVPGMEFSMADASSIAIIGGADGPTAIFLASKLSPDLLGAIAVAAYSYMALVPIIQPPIMKALTTQEERQVKMAQLRHVGKWEKVIFPMAVLLMTILFLPSATPLVGMFCLGNLMREAGVVDRLSKTAQNELINVVTIFLGLGVGSKLQADKFLNLETLGILALGAVAFSIGTAAGVLMAKLLNKFSKEDINPLIGAAGVSAVPMAARVVNKVGLDANPQNFLLMHAMGPNVAGVLGSAVAAGILLALVG; this comes from the coding sequence ATGGACGGATTGATGACCCTATGGTTAGAAACAGGGATCGCTAACTTTCAGTTTGGCCAAATCTGTATGATGTTGGTTGGCTGTACTCTGCTGTTTTTGGCGATTCGAAAGGGTTTTGAACCCCTGCTTCTACTTCCAATTGGTTTTGGTGCGATTTTAGCTAACATTCCTAATGCGGGTTTCACCGAACCGGGTGGTTTGCTGTACTACGTCTACTACATCGGGATTGAGTCGGGTGTATTCCCGCTGTTGATCTTCATGGGCGTTGGCGCAATGACGGACTTTGGTGCGTTGATTGCCAATCCAAAAACGCTTTGGTTAGGCGCTGCGGCGCAGTTCGGTATTTTTGCAACGCTATTTGGCGCAATTTTGCTTAACTATGTACCTGGCATGGAGTTCTCCATGGCAGACGCATCGTCAATTGCGATTATTGGCGGCGCTGATGGCCCAACCGCAATCTTCCTGGCAAGTAAACTGTCCCCAGACTTACTCGGTGCGATTGCAGTTGCGGCATACAGCTATATGGCGTTGGTACCGATTATTCAGCCACCAATCATGAAAGCGCTAACCACTCAGGAAGAACGTCAGGTGAAAATGGCTCAGCTGCGCCATGTCGGTAAGTGGGAAAAGGTGATTTTCCCGATGGCAGTGCTTCTGATGACGATTCTGTTTTTACCTTCTGCAACGCCTCTGGTCGGGATGTTCTGTTTAGGTAACTTGATGCGTGAAGCTGGGGTTGTAGACCGTTTATCTAAGACGGCACAAAACGAGCTGATCAATGTCGTGACCATCTTCCTTGGTCTTGGTGTTGGCTCTAAGTTACAAGCGGATAAGTTCCTCAACTTAGAAACGCTTGGTATTCTGGCTTTGGGTGCGGTCGCTTTCAGTATCGGCACAGCAGCTGGCGTACTAATGGCGAAGTTACTCAACAAGTTCTCGAAAGAAGACATCAACCCACTGATTGGTGCGGCTGGAGTTTCTGCTGTACCAATGGCGGCGCGAGTGGTGAACAAAGTGGGCTTGGATGCAAACCCGCAAAACTTCTTGTTGATGCACGCTATGGGTCCTAACGTAGCGGGTGTTCTTGGCTCTGCAGTAGCGGCGGGTATTCTGCTTGCACTGGTCGGTTAG